A section of the Ignavibacteriales bacterium genome encodes:
- a CDS encoding TRAP transporter small permease subunit: MKFIRGYIRLADSISEKTGHFFSWFTVILVAVVCFDVITRYLFNESSVALQESEWHLFALIFLGGAAYTLKLDEHVRIDLFYSRYSERGKAIVNFIGSILFLIPFVLIVIISSQNFVEMSFNMGETSPDAGGLPARYVLKAFIPISFFLILLQGFAMALKSLLEIVKPGEFPSSKPANETPKV; encoded by the coding sequence ATGAAGTTCATCCGGGGATATATACGTCTTGCAGACAGCATAAGTGAGAAAACGGGGCACTTCTTTTCCTGGTTTACAGTAATTCTCGTTGCCGTAGTCTGCTTTGACGTTATCACACGGTATCTATTCAATGAAAGCAGTGTAGCGCTCCAGGAATCGGAATGGCATCTATTTGCGCTGATATTCCTCGGAGGTGCGGCATACACGCTAAAGCTCGACGAGCATGTCCGTATAGACCTTTTCTATTCCCGCTATTCTGAACGTGGGAAAGCAATCGTAAATTTCATTGGAAGTATTTTATTCCTCATTCCCTTTGTTTTGATAGTGATCATTTCCTCGCAAAACTTCGTAGAGATGTCATTCAATATGGGTGAAACTTCACCTGATGCAGGGGGGCTTCCCGCGCGGTACGTACTTAAAGCGTTCATACCGATCTCATTTTTCCTGATTCTCCTGCAGGGATTTGCAATGGCTTTAAAATCACTCCTTGAGATAGTCAAGCCCGGAGAATTTCCATCGAGCAAACCTGCTAACGAAACTCCCAAAGTATGA
- a CDS encoding TRAP transporter large permease subunit, giving the protein MSELLPVLFFLVVLILLLMGYPVSFTLGGVSVIFGVIIFGFDFFNLLPLRIWGVMSNYVLIAVPLFIFMGVMLERSGIAEELLETMALLFGKMNGGLAISVLLVGALLGASTGIVGATVVTMGVLSLPVMLKRKYSPEASTGIIMASGTLGQIIPPSIILVLLGSVMNISVGDLFVGAVIPGILLVLLYLLWIVFKSRLSPNSMPAMPDNEVTKFKEKGMASRVFKAFLLPGILIIAVLGSIFAGIASPTEAAGVGALGATVLTLVRRKFSMPVLQQVMRRTTSITSMVFLILVGASAFSLVFRGMHGDRYLTEMIVHSNLEPHIFLAIVMVVIFILGFFIDFIEITFIVIPVITPILEHLGINLIWIGILIAMNLQTSFLTPPFGFALFYLKGVAPPEIKTAQLYRGVIPYVVIQLVCVLTIVIFPDLALWLPSAIGK; this is encoded by the coding sequence ATGAGCGAACTCCTCCCCGTATTATTCTTTCTTGTGGTTCTTATTTTGCTTTTAATGGGATACCCGGTTTCGTTTACACTCGGCGGGGTTTCGGTAATTTTCGGCGTTATCATCTTTGGTTTCGATTTCTTTAATTTATTACCGCTTCGTATATGGGGTGTAATGAGCAATTATGTTTTGATAGCAGTGCCGTTATTTATATTTATGGGGGTAATGCTGGAACGGTCGGGGATCGCGGAGGAATTGCTTGAGACGATGGCGCTTTTATTCGGCAAGATGAACGGCGGTCTGGCAATTTCGGTATTGCTTGTTGGAGCTTTACTTGGAGCATCCACCGGTATCGTCGGGGCAACGGTTGTGACGATGGGAGTCCTCAGCCTTCCCGTCATGCTAAAAAGAAAATACTCACCGGAAGCATCCACAGGGATAATAATGGCATCCGGTACACTAGGGCAGATCATTCCACCGAGCATAATCTTAGTATTGCTAGGAAGCGTGATGAATATCTCAGTGGGTGACCTCTTTGTTGGTGCCGTCATACCGGGCATACTGCTTGTATTACTTTACCTTTTATGGATAGTGTTTAAGAGCAGGCTGTCGCCAAACAGTATGCCTGCCATGCCGGATAATGAAGTAACAAAATTCAAAGAAAAGGGGATGGCTAGCAGGGTATTCAAGGCGTTCCTATTGCCGGGGATACTGATAATAGCAGTGCTGGGTTCGATATTTGCGGGAATAGCTTCCCCAACGGAAGCCGCGGGAGTAGGTGCATTAGGTGCCACAGTGCTTACGTTGGTAAGGAGGAAATTCAGCATGCCTGTACTGCAGCAGGTAATGAGAAGGACCACTTCTATAACAAGCATGGTATTTTTAATACTGGTGGGAGCATCGGCATTTTCACTTGTATTTAGGGGGATGCATGGTGATAGGTACCTTACGGAAATGATAGTTCACTCTAACCTGGAGCCGCATATCTTTCTCGCGATTGTGATGGTAGTTATATTCATTCTCGGATTTTTTATAGATTTCATCGAGATAACGTTTATAGTTATTCCGGTTATCACACCTATATTAGAGCATCTTGGGATAAATCTGATATGGATAGGAATTTTGATAGCGATGAATTTGCAGACGTCCTTTCTTACTCCGCCTTTTGGATTCGCGTTATTCTACCTAAAGGGTGTTGCGCCTCCTGAAATAAAGACTGCGCAGTTATACCGGGGAGTTATACCATACGTGGTTATACAGTTGGTGTGTGTTTTAACGATCGTGATATTTCCGGACCTGGCTCTCTGGCTTCCCTCTGCAATAGGTAAATAA
- a CDS encoding TRAP transporter substrate-binding protein: MDKFNRRKFIKSASLASLGSASLLAAACSKKEGDHNVSVNINTNETYEWKMVTTWPPNFPIFTDRLNEFAKAVEKMSSGRMKIQVYGGGELVPPFESFEAVSQGTAEMGHGAAYYWAGKSPVMQFFTSVPFGMNAQQTNAWLYYGGGLDLWREEYAKYNLTTFPGGNTGGQMGGWFNKEINTIADFNGLKIRMPGLGGKVVTKAGATSILSPGGEIYTNLERGVIDATEWIGPNHDYVMGFHKIAKYYYYPGWHEPSACCDLFINKATFDKLPAELQDMISEGAAALNVEMLSDFETKNSEYLIKIKQESGVELKEFPQEVLDKLQELTAEVINEITNSNADCKRVYDSYKQFYDNIAQWSSLVDRNYLAGQNTAPEKKEEEKKPA; the protein is encoded by the coding sequence ATGGATAAATTTAACCGCCGTAAATTCATAAAATCCGCTTCGCTTGCATCGCTTGGAAGCGCTTCACTGCTTGCCGCCGCCTGCAGTAAAAAAGAGGGCGACCATAATGTAAGCGTAAATATTAACACGAATGAAACCTATGAATGGAAAATGGTAACTACGTGGCCTCCTAATTTTCCCATATTTACAGACCGTCTAAATGAGTTTGCCAAAGCCGTCGAAAAGATGTCGTCGGGCAGGATGAAGATACAGGTTTATGGCGGGGGTGAACTGGTTCCGCCTTTTGAATCATTCGAGGCGGTGTCTCAAGGAACAGCCGAGATGGGACACGGAGCGGCTTACTACTGGGCAGGAAAGTCACCGGTGATGCAGTTCTTTACCAGTGTGCCCTTTGGAATGAACGCACAGCAGACGAACGCATGGCTTTATTACGGCGGAGGACTGGACCTATGGCGCGAGGAATATGCTAAATATAACCTTACAACATTTCCCGGCGGGAATACCGGCGGTCAGATGGGAGGCTGGTTTAATAAAGAGATAAATACAATTGCGGACTTTAACGGGCTAAAAATACGTATGCCCGGTCTCGGCGGTAAGGTTGTTACAAAAGCCGGAGCAACATCTATCCTCTCTCCCGGCGGGGAAATCTATACAAATCTGGAGCGCGGAGTGATCGACGCTACCGAGTGGATCGGACCTAACCATGACTATGTGATGGGCTTTCATAAAATTGCAAAATATTACTATTATCCCGGCTGGCATGAGCCATCTGCCTGTTGTGATCTATTCATAAACAAAGCCACGTTCGATAAACTTCCCGCTGAACTTCAGGACATGATTTCGGAAGGAGCCGCCGCTCTTAATGTGGAGATGCTATCGGATTTTGAAACAAAGAACTCCGAATATCTTATTAAAATAAAACAGGAGAGCGGTGTCGAGCTAAAGGAGTTCCCACAGGAAGTTCTGGATAAACTACAGGAGCTCACCGCTGAGGTAATTAACGAGATCACTAATTCCAATGCAGACTGTAAGAGGGTTTATGATTCCTATAAGCAGTTTTATGATAATATTGCTCAGTGGTCATCGCTAGTAGACCGAAATTATCTTGCGGGGCAAAATACTGCTCCCGAAAAGAAAGAGGAAGAGAAGAAACCAGCTTAA
- a CDS encoding GxxExxY protein has translation MDQNIITEKIIGCAIEVHKNLGPGLLESVYENALCFELENSKLKFECQKILPVIYKGKTLGNFKIDILVEDSIILELKSVEKHDPLFEAQILSYMKLGGYKLGLLLNFNTTLLKKGIQRFIL, from the coding sequence ATGGATCAAAATATTATTACTGAAAAGATTATTGGTTGTGCAATCGAAGTTCATAAGAATCTGGGACCAGGTTTGCTGGAGTCAGTTTATGAAAATGCTTTATGTTTTGAGTTGGAGAATTCTAAGCTAAAGTTTGAATGTCAAAAGATACTCCCTGTAATTTATAAAGGAAAAACTTTAGGCAATTTCAAAATCGATATTTTAGTTGAGGATTCGATCATTCTCGAATTGAAAAGCGTCGAGAAACATGACCCTTTATTTGAAGCACAAATATTAAGTTATATGAAATTGGGGGGATATAAATTAGGATTATTGCTAAATTTCAATACGACACTTCTGAAAAAAGGAATACAAAGATTCATTTTATAA
- a CDS encoding FecR domain-containing protein has translation MNKNEFYKLLNEYLDGTVSNEGLSRLMQAVDSDPAFKKEFDAYGETINMVRSMPAGIIPPTGMWDNIESRLVDKSSSFIKVSDNFYTFNQPELTDINYTEINKQRTQQLPTRYIVTGLIAAGLIIAFMFGIKDFISNQNDQLGSQQLAALDTYWLVSNVKGAPTVDDKLVAGVDSVKIGDWLVTDDTSQAVLKVSDIGTIVVDPGSKVRIIKSDAGEHRIILEYGTISANINAAPRTFFVETKSVTAVDLGCSYSLSMDKKGDGILFVKEGMVELTSDKRNTLVSAGKYCLTKNGMGPGTPYRDDSSIEFKRALLDYDFKNGGAAALNKILQTARKTDAVTLLNLMPFVDKNSKEKVYAKLASLVPTPGDLPKDSIYYFDYKKMNEWIDDITREVNKEMEKMNKELYNMNYNFNFNFDSLKYSDEMRKELEVEMKELQKELKESMKEFQFDQEEFKRDMEEMKKELKENLKNNEYFNSEEFQRDMEELQQEMKENSEYFDSQEFQKEMEQMQNELNNSIKESMKSLEYLNSEEFQEKLNEEIQKDIEKEQKRIEQEYKYKYKDSEDEDDDGENFDFDNNDEDD, from the coding sequence ATGAATAAGAATGAATTTTATAAACTGTTGAACGAGTACCTGGATGGGACCGTGTCAAACGAGGGTCTCAGCAGGCTGATGCAAGCTGTAGATAGCGACCCTGCGTTCAAAAAAGAGTTCGATGCATATGGCGAGACGATCAATATGGTACGCAGTATGCCGGCAGGAATCATCCCTCCAACGGGCATGTGGGATAATATCGAGAGCCGTCTCGTTGACAAAAGCTCTTCTTTCATAAAAGTCTCTGATAACTTCTATACCTTTAATCAGCCGGAATTAACCGATATAAACTATACCGAGATAAATAAGCAAAGGACGCAGCAGCTTCCTACCCGCTATATAGTAACAGGACTTATTGCGGCAGGATTGATCATTGCGTTTATGTTTGGAATAAAAGACTTCATCTCAAACCAAAATGACCAGCTTGGAAGCCAACAGCTTGCCGCTCTGGATACATACTGGCTCGTCTCCAACGTAAAGGGCGCGCCGACAGTGGATGACAAGTTAGTTGCGGGAGTCGATAGCGTAAAGATCGGTGACTGGCTTGTAACAGACGATACTTCACAGGCAGTATTAAAAGTATCCGACATAGGAACGATCGTAGTCGATCCGGGTTCAAAGGTCCGCATTATAAAAAGTGATGCGGGTGAGCACAGGATAATCCTTGAGTATGGTACCATATCGGCAAACATAAACGCCGCTCCGAGGACATTCTTCGTCGAGACAAAATCGGTAACAGCTGTCGATCTTGGATGTTCATACTCACTCTCTATGGACAAGAAAGGTGACGGAATACTATTCGTAAAAGAAGGAATGGTAGAGCTGACATCCGACAAACGTAATACACTTGTAAGCGCCGGCAAATACTGTCTCACAAAGAACGGGATGGGACCGGGTACTCCCTACAGAGACGATTCATCGATCGAATTCAAGCGCGCTTTACTTGATTATGATTTTAAAAACGGCGGAGCAGCGGCTCTAAATAAGATCCTGCAGACAGCCAGAAAAACGGACGCTGTTACACTGCTCAACCTTATGCCTTTCGTAGATAAGAACAGTAAGGAAAAAGTATATGCAAAACTTGCATCCCTCGTTCCTACTCCGGGAGACCTTCCAAAGGACAGCATATACTACTTCGATTATAAGAAGATGAACGAGTGGATAGATGATATTACGCGTGAAGTCAACAAGGAAATGGAAAAGATGAACAAGGAATTATACAATATGAATTATAATTTCAATTTCAACTTCGACAGCCTGAAATACTCGGACGAAATGAGGAAGGAGCTTGAAGTTGAAATGAAGGAGCTGCAAAAGGAGCTCAAAGAATCCATGAAAGAGTTTCAATTCGATCAGGAAGAGTTCAAACGTGACATGGAAGAAATGAAGAAGGAATTGAAAGAGAACCTTAAGAATAACGAGTACTTTAATAGCGAAGAATTTCAGCGGGATATGGAGGAATTGCAACAGGAAATGAAAGAAAACAGCGAGTACTTTGACAGCCAGGAATTCCAGAAGGAAATGGAACAGATGCAGAATGAATTGAACAACAGTATCAAGGAATCCATGAAGAGCCTGGAATATCTCAACAGCGAGGAATTTCAGGAGAAACTCAATGAAGAGATACAAAAAGATATCGAAAAAGAACAGAAAAGGATAGAGCAGGAATACAAATACAAGTACAAGGATTCGGAAGATGAAGACGATGACGGTGAAAACTTTGACTTTGACAATAACGATGAAGACGATTAA
- a CDS encoding sigma-70 family RNA polymerase sigma factor, whose product MLSSAIRTDNPKFQVADSNTEFDLVKQANEGDKYAFKALFDLNSSRVYAFCLRLCADPDTAQELTQDTFIKAWEKLDSFRFQSKFSTWLHSIAMNEFLMLKRSQKRFFQRFIQTEDVIQYERLNEAEMRSHGETIDIERAISKLPRQARTVFILHDVEGYQHNEISELINIEIGTSKAHLHRARKLLREELVK is encoded by the coding sequence ATGTTATCTTCAGCAATTAGAACAGATAACCCAAAATTTCAGGTGGCTGACAGCAATACAGAATTTGATCTGGTAAAACAAGCAAACGAAGGGGATAAATACGCCTTTAAAGCTTTGTTCGATCTGAATTCGTCGCGTGTCTATGCGTTTTGCCTCAGGCTTTGCGCCGACCCCGACACTGCCCAGGAGCTTACACAGGATACATTCATAAAAGCCTGGGAAAAGCTGGACAGCTTCCGTTTTCAAAGCAAATTTTCGACATGGCTGCATTCGATAGCAATGAACGAATTCCTGATGCTAAAAAGAAGCCAGAAGAGATTTTTCCAGAGGTTCATACAGACCGAGGATGTGATACAATACGAGAGATTGAACGAAGCAGAAATGCGGTCACATGGGGAAACAATCGATATAGAACGGGCGATATCGAAACTTCCCCGCCAGGCAAGAACGGTCTTCATTTTGCATGACGTCGAAGGATACCAGCACAATGAGATCTCAGAATTAATTAACATCGAAATAGGAACATCAAAAGCCCATTTACACAGAGCAAGAAAATTACTCCGGGAGGAATTAGTCAAATGA